TTCAGAGAATCACCCCCCACGTTTAGAGCTATCATTAAATTGTTCTGCCTTACAGAAGATTCTTCATACTCTTCAGCCCAATTGCCAGAGTTGAAGTATTGTGTAAAAGTGCTGATGTCGTCGGCTGGATCACACCGGTTACTCCAAGTACGATCAGACCGGAATTGAATCCAACGATAAAACGGTAATTACTTTGAATCCTCTTCATCAGCCTATTGCTGAGACGTCTTAAGGTCACGATCTGTCCAAGATCATCTGCGCCTACCGTAATATCTGCAATCTCACGTGCAATCTCTGCGCCATTGCTGATCGCAATTCCCACATCTGCCGCAGAAAGCGCCGGAGAATCATTGATACCATCGCCGATCATAATAACTTTTCTTCCGGCTGCTTTTTCTTTTTCTACAAATGCAGCCTTATCTTCCGGCAGTACTTCTGAATAATATTCATCCACACCGACACGCTTTGCGATCGCCGAAGCTGTACGGTCGCTGTCACCTGTCATCATAACAATCTTTCCAAATCCTGTTTTCTTGAGCTCGGCAACTACTGTCTTCGCCTCTTCTCTCAATGGATCTTCAATACAGATCACTCCTGCAAGCTGATTCTCGATTGCAAGATACAGATGTGAATATTCTTCCGGAAGACTGTCAAATAACTCCTGTTTTCCTTCCGGAATTGTACATTTTTCATCTTCAAATACAAAATGAGAGCTTCCGATAATTACATTTCTATCATCAATCGTTGTAGAAATGCCATGTGCAACCACATACTCTACCTTGGAATGCATTTCCTCATGATCCAGATTTTTCTCTTTTGCTGCATTTACTACTGCTTTTGCCATAGAATGTGGAAAATGTTCTTCCAGACACGCTGCAATACGGAGCAGTTCATCCGGTGTTCTTCCATCAAAGGGAACCACATCCACCACGGTAGGTGTTGCTTTTGTAAGTGTACCAGTCTTGTCAAATACGATCGTATCTGCCTCTGCCACGGCTTCCAGATACTTTCCGCCCTTTACGGTAATATTGTAAAGGTTTGCTTCACGGATTGCAGACAGCACCGAAATCGGCATTGAAAGCTTAAGAGCACACGAAAAATCTACCATCAGGATTGAAAGGGCCTTTGTGACATTTCTCGTCAGCAGATAGGTAAGAGCTGTTCCACCAAGTGAATACGGTACAAGCCTGTCTGCAAGATGTTCTGCCTTGCTTTCTACTCCTGATTTTAACTTCTCAGATTCTTCAATCATCGTAACGATCTTATCAAAGCGGCTGTTTCCGCTTACCTGTTTGACTCCGACTGTGATCTCACCTTCTTCGACCACCGTTCCTGCATATGCATAGCTTCCAACCGTCTTGCGGACAGACACTGACTCTCCGGTAAGAGATGCCTGATTGATCATCGCTTCACCATCCACGATATCGCCGTCAAACGGAATCACAGTTCCCATACGAATCACAATCCGGTCTCCTGCTTTTATCTTGGATGCAGGAACCAGAACTTCCTGATCTTCTGTCTTCAGCCATACCTTACTTACGTTCAGAGACATGGTCCTTGCCAGGTCATCTACGGATTTCTTATGTGTCCACTCTTCCAGAATCTCACCGATTCCAAGCAGGAACATGACGGATCCGGCTGTACTGAAATCCCCACGTGCAACGGATACACCGATTGCAGTCGCATCCAGCACCGGAACCTCAATTTTGCGTGCCCACAGACACTTGATTCCCTTCCAGATATACTTCAGTGACATGACCGATGTATAGCATGCATTCAGTGGATACGGAAGGAACCATTTTCTTGCATAATGAAATACTACTTTATTGAACAGCTTTTCCTGATACTGCGCATTCACTTCACGACCGGAAGTTGCAAGTACGTCTGCCGGAACTTCCACTGTCTGATAGTGAAATTCCTGCAGAAGACGGATTACATCTTCTCTGTCGCCGGTATAATTAATGACTGCATCACAGGTTCTGTCATATACCTTTGCTAATTTGACTGATTCATTGCAGAGCAGATAATACTGTAATATATCAGCCTGTTCATATGTCATTCTTTTTTGAAAAAGCCGGACTCTCATCCGGCCTTTCATCTCATGTTTAATTATAAACTTCACGTTCAGGCGCCTCTTACTCTGTCACTTCGTTGAACTCTGTATTTTCAGCTTCTTCAGCCTCTGCTGCTGTATCTGCATCAGAAAATTCTTCCATTTCAGCAGCTCTTTCTTCGTTGATATTCTTAGCTTCAGCGTAAATATCCTCTGCATTTTCCTGGATATTTGTAGCTGTTTTCATAACACAGTCTTTTGCGCGAAGAACTGCTGCTGTACAATTTGTGTACACGTTCTTAGCATCCTTGCTTGAAAGCGCTTTGATTCCAGCTGTTCCAAAAAGAACTCCTGATGCAAAAATTCCAACCTTTTTCCAATTTACTTTAGTAATATCAAACATATCTATGTACCTCCTGTTTTTTCATTAACGCCTATTATATGACACGAATCTGAAAATTTCCAGTCTTTTTTTGCTTCTGATAAATTTTCTCACTTTTGCGTAAAATCAGTTTTGTCAAACTTTTTTTCATTATATCTGACACGAATTCGCTATTTTCACCTTAATTTTTACACAACTTTTCACAGTTATCTATATCCATATTTATATAGAAGAAACTCATTTCCCGGTATCTTAAAGAGACAGATACAACCACGGTACCTGCCTCCATATCCGAACCGTTCCGTTTCAGAACGTTTTTTTACAATGTTATGCTTCTTTGAGTGTGATGTTTCTCACATTCTGTCCACCCGAAAATCCACAGGCATCCAGACCAGTTTTAATTACTGCTGTCCATTTATCTTCCGGAAGATCAAGAACCGTTCCATCCTCCAGTTCGACCATGCATTCCATCTTATTGCCCTCATCCGAAATACGATACATATTCTTGCGGCTGATCGCTCCGATCTGTTCCAGCGTATTGACCATACGGTATACCGTCGCCGGTCCGATACTCGGATCCTTCAGAGACGCCTGATAATAAATTTCCTTGCAGCAATTACATTTCCCTTCCAAAATAACATCGATCAGCATGAGCCGCTGCTTCGTAACCCTACAGCCACTTCTTTTCAGCTGCTCGATTATTCTTTCTTTCGCGTCCATGATAGCCCCTTTCCATCCTGTCTCCTGTTAGGCTCTGATATCAACTACCTTAAATCCTGCTTCCTCGACAGCTTTTTTCAGATCATCATCATCAATTTCTCTGTCATAGCTTACAACTGCTTCTTCTTTTTTGAGATTCACCTTTGCAGATGCACCTTCGATTTTATCGATTGCTTCCGTTACACTTTTTACACAATGCTCACAATGCATACCGGAAATCTTCACCGTCTTTTTATCGATTGCCGGATGATCCAGCACCTTTTCTTCAATCTCTGTCTTGATCAGTCCAGATCCACCACCACAGCAAGGGCTTTCCCCTTTAAAATGTTTAAGCGTACCCTTTAATGCAAAAATAAGAAGTACGATCACGATCAGAACAATAATTGCATCAACCATCTTATTCCTCATCCTTCCGGCGTTCACGCCATTTCTTTATCCATAAAACCAACTGATATATACTGACTCCTACAAGATAAATGATCAAGAATGCTCCGAATGCATAGAACATAGAGCCTGTTGAACTTCCCATATGCCTTCCGCCTTTCAGTCTTTCTTCTTTGGTGCGGTTTTTCCACTACATCCGCTACACGAACTGCAGTTACCGCTGCATCCAGCACAACCGACCGGTTTTCCTTCTTTATGGTTTTTATAACCTTTGTAAATCAGATAAATACAATATGCTGCGATCAGTGCCACTATCACAATATTTGCGATCATAACCTTCACCTTGTCTTTCTTTTATACTGGAAGCCGGACACAGGCTTCTGCATCCGGCTTCCGCCTTAAAGTTCTTATAAATCTTATGCGTTTACAGAACGTTTTGAATAAACTTTCTGATTTTTATACGGATCTGGTCTGAACAGCATGAAAAGGATTGCGATAAGGAAAAGGAATCCAACTGCTGTACCAACTCCGAATGCTCCGCCTGTTACGAATGAACCGATCTGATATACACAGAGGCATACAATGTAAGCGAAGATGTTCTGGAAGAGAATTGCGAACCAGAACCATTTTCTTGACTGCATCTGCTGTGCCATTGTAGCAATTGCTGCAAGGCAAGGAGAATCAAGAAGGTTGAACATCAGGAATGTAAATGCTGCAATTGAGCTTGGGAACCAAGATGCAACACCAGCTGCTACGTTGACTGCATCTTCTGTATCACCAGATACATTTGCAAGTACACCCATTGTTGAAACAATTGCTTCTTTTGCTGTAAATCCAGAGATAGAAGCTGCTACCGGCTGCCACTCGCCAAATCCAAGTGGTGCAAAGAGCGGTGCGATCACGCCACCAATCATTGCCATAAGACTGTCTGCGCTGTCTTCTACCATGCCAAAGCTTCCGTCTACAAATCCGAATCCGCCAAGGAACCACATTACGACGCAGGCAAGGAACAGGATTGTTCCGGCTTTGATGATGAAGCCTTTCAGTCTTTCCCATACATGAAGGAGAACTGTCTTAGCCTGTGGAATATGGTACTGTGGAAGTTCCATTACGAACGGTGCCGGTTTTCCTGAGAACGGTTTTGTCTTCTTCAGGATGATCGCAGCCACAAGTACTGCAACGATTCCAATGAAATACATAAGCGGTGCGATAAATGAACTTTCCTGATATCCTGCTACTTCACCGGAAATAACACCACCCATCAGAGCGATAACCGGAAGCTTAGCTCCACACGGGATAAAAGTTGCTGTCATAATTGTAAGACGTCTGTCATTATCCTGTTCAATAGTCTTAGAAGCCATGATTCCAGGAATACCGCAGCCTGATGAAATCAGAAGCGGGATAAAGCTCTTTCCCGAAAGTCCGAAATGTCTGAACACACGGTCCATGACGAATGCGATACGAACCATGTATCCACAGTCTTCAAGGATAGACAAGAAAAGGAACAGAATCGCCATCTGTGGAACGAAACCAAGAACGGCTCCAAGACCACCGATGATACCATCAACAACAAGTCCCATAACCATGTCACCGGCACCGATCGCTGAAAGTGCGCTTGTTGCTGCATCCTGAATTGCTACTACAAATACATCATTTGTCCAATCTGTTACAAAGGTACCGACTGTCGTTACAGAAACATAATATACGATCCACATTACCAGCATAAAGATCGGGATTCCGAGGAACCGGTTCGTAACGATACGGTCGATCTTATCAGAAGTTGTAAGTTTTTCTTTTCCCTTCTGAACAGTTGTTGAAACAATCTTCTGGATGAATTTGTAACGTTCGTCTGTTACAATGCTTTCCATATCATCGTCATGTTTCTTTTCAAGAGCTCTTCTCTGTGCTTCCACCGTCTGGGCTGCCGCACCGGAAAGTTTCATGCTCTCTACTACCTTGCTGTCGTTCTCAAGGAATTTAACAGCGTACCATCTCTTCTTCTCTTCTGAAACAGAACTCGGAAGAACGCTCTTAACTTCTGCTACAGCACCTTCCAGCTCTTCTGAGAAGATATCTTTCGGAAGATCGATTTCTGACTTCTTAGCAACTTTTACTGCTTCATCGATCAGTTTGTCAAGTCCTTCACCTTTCAGCGCAGATGTCTCGATAATCGGACAGTCAAGTAGCATTGAAAGTCTCTTCACATCAATCTTGATTCCTCTCTTCGCAAGAAGATCTGCCATGTTCAGTGCAATAACAACCGGAACGCCTGTCTCGATCAGCTGAGTTGTCAGATACAGGTTACGTTCAATATTGGTTGCATCCACCAAATCAATGATCACATCCGGATTTTCTTTCAGCACATAGTCACGGCTGACGACCTCTTCCAGTGTATATGGAGACATTGAATAGATACCCGGAAGGTCAGTTACGATAACTTCTTCCTTTGTCTTCTTACTTTTTAGTTTACCCTCTTTTTTCTCTACAGTAACCCCTGGCCAGTTACCAACATACTGGTTGGCTCCTGTGAGCGCGTTAAACATGGTAGTTTTACCGCAGTTCGGGTTTCCGGCAAGTGCAATTTTAATTGCCATTCCTTTTTACCTCCTTGTTGTACTACTCTCATGCATAATTATGTATATGCTATTTTACCTGCACACACTGTGCATCATCTTTTCTTACTGTAAGTTCATATCCTCTTACAGTAATCTCAACAGGATCACCGAGAGGCGCAACTTTTCTGATGTACAGCTCGCTTCCTTTTGTTATGCCCATGTCCATAATACGGCGTTTGTAAGCTCCGTCTCCTTCAATCCTGGTCACAACAACAGTGCTTCCAACCTTTGCATCACCTAAAGTCATTGTCGTATCTCCTTTCCTTTAAGCTTCGTAATACAGAATATATATGCAGCGGACCCATCGACCAGCCAGAGGCTAGATCATGATATGCCGCGCCATATCAGAATTAACCGCAACACGTGAATCCTTGATGTTCACGATCACATTACCACCGATTGCAGAAACAACTGTAATCTCTGCACCTGCTACAAATCCGAGATTCGCAAGGAATCGCCTTGTTTCTTCATTTCCACCAATTCTCTTGATCTCATTTACTTCACCAATATTCGCCATCGTTAAAGGCATAATCCCTACCTCCTGTTCTTTTGCGTATTTGGAATTTTGAATGATAATTTTTTTCATTACCAACTTTTGTTCATTAGTTAGTATATGCTAACATTTGTGTGTTGTCAAGCATTTTTTTAAGTTTTGTTAAACCATTGTTTTCTGTTACTCATTTTTGCCATTTATCACTTACTTATAATAGTTATAGCTTCTACTTTTTGCACAAAAGAGCATTTACAGAACAATATTATTTGAAAAAAAATACAATCCATGGTATCCTATTAGATATAAGAATAAATAGTGAGGTGACCGGAATAAATGGCTAAAAATGAATCTTCCGAAAATTATCTTGAAGCAATATTGATGTTAAG
The sequence above is drawn from the Coprococcus comes ATCC 27758 genome and encodes:
- a CDS encoding heavy metal translocating P-type ATPase gives rise to the protein MKFIIKHEMKGRMRVRLFQKRMTYEQADILQYYLLCNESVKLAKVYDRTCDAVINYTGDREDVIRLLQEFHYQTVEVPADVLATSGREVNAQYQEKLFNKVVFHYARKWFLPYPLNACYTSVMSLKYIWKGIKCLWARKIEVPVLDATAIGVSVARGDFSTAGSVMFLLGIGEILEEWTHKKSVDDLARTMSLNVSKVWLKTEDQEVLVPASKIKAGDRIVIRMGTVIPFDGDIVDGEAMINQASLTGESVSVRKTVGSYAYAGTVVEEGEITVGVKQVSGNSRFDKIVTMIEESEKLKSGVESKAEHLADRLVPYSLGGTALTYLLTRNVTKALSILMVDFSCALKLSMPISVLSAIREANLYNITVKGGKYLEAVAEADTIVFDKTGTLTKATPTVVDVVPFDGRTPDELLRIAACLEEHFPHSMAKAVVNAAKEKNLDHEEMHSKVEYVVAHGISTTIDDRNVIIGSSHFVFEDEKCTIPEGKQELFDSLPEEYSHLYLAIENQLAGVICIEDPLREEAKTVVAELKKTGFGKIVMMTGDSDRTASAIAKRVGVDEYYSEVLPEDKAAFVEKEKAAGRKVIMIGDGINDSPALSAADVGIAISNGAEIAREIADITVGADDLGQIVTLRRLSNRLMKRIQSNYRFIVGFNSGLIVLGVTGVIQPTTSALLHNTSTLAIGLKSMKNLL
- a CDS encoding DUF6110 family protein — encoded protein: MFDITKVNWKKVGIFASGVLFGTAGIKALSSKDAKNVYTNCTAAVLRAKDCVMKTATNIQENAEDIYAEAKNINEERAAEMEEFSDADTAAEAEEAENTEFNEVTE
- a CDS encoding Fur family transcriptional regulator; the encoded protein is MDAKERIIEQLKRSGCRVTKQRLMLIDVILEGKCNCCKEIYYQASLKDPSIGPATVYRMVNTLEQIGAISRKNMYRISDEGNKMECMVELEDGTVLDLPEDKWTAVIKTGLDACGFSGGQNVRNITLKEA
- a CDS encoding heavy-metal-associated domain-containing protein, coding for MVDAIIVLIVIVLLIFALKGTLKHFKGESPCCGGGSGLIKTEIEEKVLDHPAIDKKTVKISGMHCEHCVKSVTEAIDKIEGASAKVNLKKEEAVVSYDREIDDDDLKKAVEEAGFKVVDIRA
- a CDS encoding FeoB-associated Cys-rich membrane protein, which translates into the protein MIANIVIVALIAAYCIYLIYKGYKNHKEGKPVGCAGCSGNCSSCSGCSGKTAPKKKD
- the feoB gene encoding ferrous iron transport protein B, yielding MAIKIALAGNPNCGKTTMFNALTGANQYVGNWPGVTVEKKEGKLKSKKTKEEVIVTDLPGIYSMSPYTLEEVVSRDYVLKENPDVIIDLVDATNIERNLYLTTQLIETGVPVVIALNMADLLAKRGIKIDVKRLSMLLDCPIIETSALKGEGLDKLIDEAVKVAKKSEIDLPKDIFSEELEGAVAEVKSVLPSSVSEEKKRWYAVKFLENDSKVVESMKLSGAAAQTVEAQRRALEKKHDDDMESIVTDERYKFIQKIVSTTVQKGKEKLTTSDKIDRIVTNRFLGIPIFMLVMWIVYYVSVTTVGTFVTDWTNDVFVVAIQDAATSALSAIGAGDMVMGLVVDGIIGGLGAVLGFVPQMAILFLFLSILEDCGYMVRIAFVMDRVFRHFGLSGKSFIPLLISSGCGIPGIMASKTIEQDNDRRLTIMTATFIPCGAKLPVIALMGGVISGEVAGYQESSFIAPLMYFIGIVAVLVAAIILKKTKPFSGKPAPFVMELPQYHIPQAKTVLLHVWERLKGFIIKAGTILFLACVVMWFLGGFGFVDGSFGMVEDSADSLMAMIGGVIAPLFAPLGFGEWQPVAASISGFTAKEAIVSTMGVLANVSGDTEDAVNVAAGVASWFPSSIAAFTFLMFNLLDSPCLAAIATMAQQMQSRKWFWFAILFQNIFAYIVCLCVYQIGSFVTGGAFGVGTAVGFLFLIAILFMLFRPDPYKNQKVYSKRSVNA
- a CDS encoding FeoA family protein; the protein is MTLGDAKVGSTVVVTRIEGDGAYKRRIMDMGITKGSELYIRKVAPLGDPVEITVRGYELTVRKDDAQCVQVK
- a CDS encoding FeoA family protein, which codes for MPLTMANIGEVNEIKRIGGNEETRRFLANLGFVAGAEITVVSAIGGNVIVNIKDSRVAVNSDMARHIMI